The Gemmatimonadaceae bacterium genome includes a window with the following:
- a CDS encoding glycosyl hydrolase yields the protein MHAFRRPRVLHALALALVAAAPAVAQRPRTSAAPAAAATIDTTLLASMRYRSIGPFRGGRSTAVAGVAAQPFLFYSGSTGGGVWRTEDAGQSWQPIADRYFGGAIGSIDVADSDPNVIYVGTGSQDIRGNTSTGRGMWKSTDAGKTWSFTGLRETGAIGRTVVHPTNPDLVYASALGHPFGKNRERGIYRSKDGGTTWQQVLFLNDSTGASDLVMHPRNPRILYAGMWRAERKPWTMISGGPEGGVYRSTDGGDTWTKLAGGLPTGIVGKVGLAISPANPDRIWALVEAEPAGGLFRSDDGGTSWTRVNAENKIRQRAWYFYRLVADPVNENLMYVMSVQMHRSVDGGKTFEGVAVPHGDTHDLWINPANPRLMVLGDDGGSVVSLNGAKSWSSMNLMPTAELYDVVVDNAFPYRVYTAQQDNTSISVPAWLDANTLHPMNAWMNAGGCETGPVALHPDHPEVIYGGCYGGAINRYEPKRDLRRDVIAYPQQQVGQKASDMKYRFQWVAPILVSRHDPNTVYHASQVVHRSRDGGMSWTVISPDLTTNDKATQGMAGGPINGDQTGVEMFNTIFALGEDPKDGKVLWTGSDDGRVHLTRDGGTTWTDVTPPGMPKYTTVNRIDVSRHQAGRAYVAAHRFRLDDFAPYAWRTDDYGRTWTRIADGTNGIPADHPVRVVREDHVRPGLLFAGTEFGIWFSTDNGGRWQSLQRNLPQVPISDLQWHENDLVVGTQGRSLWILDDLTPLQQLAETRPTGAMHLFRPRDVVRADKGQGGGAGGRETPLDAPPGGAVFHLHLRDSVTVPYTLEVRTAAGEVVRTLTTDTTESRRRQQPVLPVKSGTHAVTWDLTWPGPLMAPDQVLWGYTGGIRAVPGDYEVRLSGTTTQAHRFRVLADPRLTDVSAADYASQFQVARQLRDTLESLNRSLETMRAVKAQAHASLEQATRAGLQAELAPLATALDTRLDSLERLMTEPRIKVAYDVLRFGGRLDNQLAETYANVTGTNGYIHGGPEGRPTTGAILRTGELVTQWAPIAKRLDEILARDVAAFNAKVSALGLAPIVLPRKKPIA from the coding sequence ATGCACGCATTCCGTCGCCCGCGCGTCCTGCACGCCCTCGCGCTCGCCCTCGTGGCAGCCGCCCCCGCCGTCGCCCAGCGCCCGCGGACCAGCGCCGCGCCCGCTGCCGCCGCCACCATCGACACCACCCTCCTCGCGTCGATGCGGTACCGCTCGATCGGACCCTTCCGCGGTGGCCGCTCCACCGCCGTGGCCGGCGTGGCGGCACAGCCATTCCTCTTCTACTCCGGCAGCACCGGCGGCGGCGTCTGGCGCACCGAGGACGCCGGCCAGAGCTGGCAGCCCATCGCCGACCGCTACTTCGGCGGCGCCATCGGCTCCATCGACGTCGCTGACTCCGACCCGAACGTGATCTACGTCGGCACGGGATCGCAGGACATCCGCGGCAACACCTCCACCGGCCGCGGCATGTGGAAGTCCACCGACGCGGGAAAGACGTGGAGCTTCACCGGCCTGCGTGAGACGGGTGCCATCGGCCGCACGGTGGTCCACCCCACCAACCCGGACCTGGTTTACGCCTCCGCACTCGGACACCCGTTCGGAAAGAACCGCGAGCGCGGCATCTACCGCAGCAAGGATGGCGGCACCACCTGGCAGCAGGTGCTCTTCCTGAACGACTCCACCGGTGCCAGCGACCTGGTCATGCACCCGCGCAACCCGCGCATCCTGTACGCGGGCATGTGGCGCGCCGAGCGCAAGCCGTGGACGATGATCTCGGGTGGGCCGGAGGGTGGCGTGTACCGCAGCACCGATGGCGGCGACACCTGGACGAAGCTCGCCGGCGGCCTGCCCACCGGCATCGTCGGCAAGGTCGGTCTCGCCATCTCCCCCGCCAATCCCGATCGCATCTGGGCGCTGGTCGAGGCAGAACCGGCGGGGGGCCTCTTCCGCAGCGACGATGGCGGCACCTCGTGGACCCGCGTGAACGCGGAGAACAAGATCCGGCAGCGGGCGTGGTACTTCTACCGGCTCGTCGCCGATCCCGTGAACGAGAACCTGATGTACGTGATGAGCGTGCAGATGCACCGCAGCGTGGACGGCGGAAAGACGTTCGAAGGCGTGGCCGTCCCGCACGGTGACACGCACGACCTCTGGATCAACCCGGCCAACCCGCGCCTGATGGTGCTCGGCGACGACGGCGGGTCGGTGGTCTCGCTCAACGGTGCGAAGTCGTGGAGCAGCATGAACCTCATGCCCACGGCCGAGCTGTACGATGTGGTGGTGGACAACGCCTTCCCGTATCGCGTGTACACGGCGCAGCAGGACAACACGTCGATCTCCGTGCCGGCGTGGCTGGATGCGAACACGCTGCACCCGATGAACGCGTGGATGAACGCCGGCGGCTGCGAGACCGGTCCGGTGGCGCTGCACCCCGACCACCCCGAGGTGATCTACGGCGGGTGTTACGGCGGTGCGATCAACCGCTACGAGCCGAAGCGCGACCTGCGCCGCGACGTGATCGCCTACCCCCAGCAGCAGGTGGGGCAGAAGGCGTCGGACATGAAGTACCGCTTCCAGTGGGTGGCGCCGATCCTGGTGTCGCGGCACGACCCGAACACCGTCTACCACGCCTCGCAGGTGGTGCACCGCTCGCGCGACGGCGGCATGTCCTGGACCGTCATCAGCCCCGACCTCACCACCAACGACAAGGCCACGCAGGGCATGGCCGGCGGCCCGATCAACGGCGACCAGACCGGCGTGGAGATGTTCAACACCATCTTCGCCCTCGGCGAGGACCCGAAGGACGGCAAGGTGCTCTGGACCGGCAGCGACGACGGCCGGGTGCACCTCACCCGCGACGGCGGCACCACCTGGACTGACGTCACGCCGCCCGGGATGCCGAAGTACACGACCGTGAACCGGATCGACGTGTCGCGGCACCAGGCCGGCCGGGCGTACGTCGCGGCACACCGGTTCCGCCTGGACGACTTCGCGCCGTACGCCTGGCGCACCGACGACTACGGGCGCACCTGGACGCGGATCGCCGACGGCACGAACGGCATCCCCGCCGACCATCCCGTGCGCGTGGTGCGCGAGGATCACGTCCGGCCAGGCCTGCTCTTCGCCGGCACCGAGTTCGGGATCTGGTTCTCCACCGACAACGGTGGTCGCTGGCAGTCGCTCCAGCGGAACCTCCCGCAGGTCCCGATCAGCGACCTGCAGTGGCACGAGAACGACCTCGTGGTCGGGACGCAGGGGCGGTCGCTCTGGATCCTGGACGACCTGACGCCGCTGCAGCAGCTGGCCGAAACGCGGCCCACCGGGGCGATGCACCTCTTCCGTCCGCGCGACGTGGTACGAGCCGACAAGGGCCAGGGCGGCGGGGCCGGGGGCCGCGAAACGCCGCTGGACGCACCACCGGGCGGGGCCGTGTTCCACCTGCACCTTCGCGACAGTGTGACCGTTCCCTACACGCTCGAGGTGCGAACGGCAGCCGGAGAAGTGGTGCGGACGCTCACCACTGACACCACCGAAAGCCGCCGTCGGCAGCAGCCGGTGCTCCCTGTGAAGTCAGGCACCCACGCGGTCACCTGGGACCTGACGTGGCCAGGCCCGCTGATGGCACCTGACCAGGTGCTCTGGGGCTACACTGGCGGCATCCGCGCCGTCCCGGGCGACTACGAGGTCCGGCTCAGTGGCACCACGACCCAAGCGCACCGGTTCCGTGTGCTGGCGGATCCGCGGCTGACGGATGTTTCCGCCGCGGACTACGCATCACAGTTCCAGGTGGCGCGACAGCTACGCGACACTCTCGAGTCGCTGAACAGATCCCTCGAGACCATGAGGGCCGTGAAGGCGCAGGCACACGCCAGCCTCGAACAGGCGACGCGCGCCGGGCTCCAGGCAGAACTGGCTCCGCTCGCCACCGCACTCGACACGCGACTCGACTCCCTCGAACGCCTGATGACCGAGCCGCGCATCAAGGTCGCCTACGACGTGCTCCGCTTCGGTGGACGCCTCGACAACCAGCTCGCGGAGACCTACGCCAACGTCACCGGCACCAACGGCTACATCCACGGCGGCCCGGAAGGGCGCCCGACCACTGGCGCGATACTGCGCACTGGGGAGCTGGTCACACAGTGGGCGCCCATCGCGAAACGCCTCGACGAAATCCTCGCCCGGGACGTCGCCGCCTTCAACGCCAAGGTGTCGGCACTCGGCCTCGCCCCGATCGTCCTGCCGCGGAAGAAGCCGATCGCCTAG
- a CDS encoding serine/threonine protein kinase, with amino-acid sequence MSVADTHDAAPEAYDDDAIVAAVTERLQGEYSFEGEAGRGGMATVLLARRRSDGQRVALKILRRGVAQALGAHRFLREIRIASDIHAATLMPLVASGEVDGSLYYVMPFAGGGSLRQRIETERQLPIDEAIRIARAIAAGAGALHQQGYIHRDIKPENILLGEHGEAWLADFGIARALHSAATDLRTSTGIVLGTPSYMSPEQAGGEEVDGRSDLYAIGCVLYEMLAGTPPFQGASTMAVIARHMSEPPPALQVVRPAVGDALNAVVLKALAKTAADRHAHATAFIAALDAVARGDPTGRTPMRRRRSVPVRAAMGVATAGAVALGATWFTQRPPALADDRVMVFPFVDSDSGHGAEGEQLAMLLGTALERTEATTWLDGAPLLTARERAEPQATPVGRLRAVAAHARARYYIDGTVVHRNDSVTVQVRLSDATDGSVVERATESAPAGKTASNGLAIRALVRVMPALVGLSRVVNMADLSGHDPVAIDSWLRGEREFRRRRMEPALRLLQQAVAADSTLAPAAFRAAIAANWTERGDTARALIRLALRQSATLAPRQRQFATALERYFAGRADEAMTSLRPLLGGEGATADEWMLAGEIQLHLLPTVGVDSLARRAIPAPTEWPHEALAEAAFTTAVRLDPGFLPPVAHLAEFAARRGDTAAFARHATRLRLESADSGLVVRMRAVDLCLRQGTGASGWRADVAGNARLVFDVGSALRAGTAPAAHRCAIAAYSALLASQSPKDDEYWGSLVALHGIHAAHGNTERALRVVDTAVAAGLGSALGLFVLDAAAGLPVGERATPFLRQLSAAIETRGPASLWLLTLDAARRADTAQLARIHARVQARSRAATAGRLDSLVTRIAAAYLAVAVHDTTRAIDMLDALTPTAAPDELEQSLWEPLAPERLLHARLLLRRGRYADAHRVASTFDHPNIYVHLLFLRPSLELRLAAATALADPRLITQAQDRLDALRRIAAP; translated from the coding sequence GTGTCCGTAGCCGACACCCACGACGCGGCACCCGAGGCGTACGACGACGACGCAATCGTCGCAGCCGTCACCGAACGCCTGCAGGGTGAATACAGCTTCGAGGGTGAGGCCGGTCGCGGCGGCATGGCCACCGTGCTCCTCGCACGGCGGCGCAGTGATGGGCAGCGTGTGGCGCTCAAGATCCTGCGACGTGGCGTGGCGCAGGCGCTGGGCGCCCATCGCTTCCTGCGCGAGATCAGGATTGCCAGCGACATCCATGCCGCGACCCTGATGCCGCTCGTCGCGTCGGGCGAGGTCGACGGCTCGCTGTACTACGTGATGCCGTTCGCCGGCGGCGGGTCGCTGCGACAGCGCATCGAGACCGAGCGGCAACTCCCCATCGACGAAGCCATCCGCATTGCGCGCGCCATCGCGGCCGGCGCCGGCGCCCTCCATCAGCAGGGCTACATCCACCGCGACATCAAGCCGGAGAACATCCTGCTCGGTGAGCACGGCGAGGCCTGGCTGGCGGACTTCGGCATTGCACGCGCATTGCATTCCGCCGCGACCGACCTGCGCACCAGCACCGGCATCGTGCTCGGCACGCCGTCGTACATGAGCCCCGAGCAGGCCGGTGGCGAGGAGGTGGACGGACGGAGCGACCTCTATGCCATCGGGTGTGTGCTGTACGAGATGCTCGCCGGCACGCCACCGTTCCAGGGTGCGTCGACCATGGCGGTCATCGCGCGCCACATGAGCGAACCACCGCCGGCGTTGCAGGTCGTGCGTCCGGCCGTTGGTGACGCGCTCAATGCCGTCGTGCTCAAGGCGCTGGCCAAGACCGCGGCCGACCGCCACGCCCATGCGACGGCCTTCATCGCGGCCCTCGATGCCGTCGCGCGCGGCGATCCCACCGGACGCACACCGATGCGACGCCGGCGCAGCGTCCCGGTTCGCGCGGCGATGGGTGTCGCGACGGCGGGTGCCGTGGCACTCGGCGCGACGTGGTTCACGCAGCGCCCGCCAGCACTCGCCGACGATCGTGTGATGGTCTTCCCGTTCGTCGACTCCGATTCCGGGCACGGCGCCGAAGGGGAACAGCTCGCGATGCTGCTCGGGACGGCGCTCGAACGCACGGAGGCTACCACCTGGCTCGACGGTGCACCACTCCTCACGGCGCGGGAACGTGCCGAGCCGCAGGCCACGCCTGTCGGACGGCTGCGGGCCGTGGCGGCGCACGCGCGCGCCAGGTACTACATCGATGGCACGGTGGTGCACCGGAACGACTCTGTCACGGTCCAGGTGCGCCTCTCGGACGCCACCGATGGCTCGGTCGTCGAGCGCGCCACCGAATCGGCACCGGCGGGCAAGACCGCGAGCAACGGACTGGCGATCCGGGCGCTGGTTCGCGTGATGCCGGCACTCGTCGGCCTCAGCCGCGTCGTGAACATGGCCGACCTGTCGGGGCATGACCCCGTCGCCATCGACAGCTGGCTCCGCGGTGAACGTGAGTTCCGGCGGCGGCGCATGGAGCCCGCACTGCGGCTCCTGCAGCAGGCCGTGGCGGCCGATTCCACGCTCGCCCCCGCCGCGTTTCGTGCGGCGATCGCCGCCAACTGGACGGAGCGCGGCGACACCGCTCGCGCGCTGATACGCCTCGCCCTGCGGCAATCCGCCACGCTCGCGCCACGGCAGCGCCAGTTTGCCACGGCGCTCGAGCGGTACTTCGCCGGTCGCGCCGACGAGGCGATGACCAGCCTGCGACCACTCCTCGGCGGCGAGGGGGCCACCGCCGACGAATGGATGCTGGCCGGAGAGATCCAGCTGCACCTGTTGCCGACCGTCGGTGTCGACTCCCTCGCACGGCGCGCGATCCCGGCACCGACCGAGTGGCCGCACGAAGCGCTCGCCGAGGCGGCCTTCACCACTGCCGTCCGCCTCGACCCGGGATTCCTGCCTCCCGTCGCACACCTCGCTGAATTCGCCGCACGCCGCGGCGACACCGCAGCCTTCGCGCGGCATGCCACCAGGCTCCGTCTCGAGAGCGCGGACTCCGGCCTCGTGGTGCGCATGCGCGCCGTCGACCTGTGCCTGCGCCAGGGAACCGGCGCCAGCGGCTGGCGCGCCGACGTGGCCGGGAATGCGAGACTGGTCTTCGATGTGGGTTCGGCGCTCCGGGCCGGCACCGCCCCCGCCGCGCACCGCTGCGCCATCGCTGCCTACTCGGCGCTCCTGGCGTCACAGTCGCCGAAGGACGACGAATACTGGGGTTCCCTCGTCGCGCTCCACGGCATCCATGCCGCGCACGGCAACACCGAGCGCGCGCTGCGCGTCGTCGATACGGCCGTCGCGGCGGGGCTGGGCAGTGCGCTCGGCCTGTTCGTGCTCGATGCCGCGGCGGGATTGCCGGTCGGGGAGCGCGCCACGCCGTTCCTCCGCCAGCTCAGCGCCGCGATCGAGACCCGCGGCCCCGCATCCCTCTGGCTCCTCACGCTCGACGCGGCACGGCGCGCCGACACCGCACAGCTCGCGCGCATTCACGCGCGGGTACAGGCCAGGAGCCGCGCCGCCACCGCAGGTCGGCTCGACTCACTCGTCACCCGCATCGCCGCCGCCTACCTCGCCGTCGCCGTGCACGACACCACACGCGCGATCGACATGCTCGACGCGCTCACGCCGACGGCCGCCCCGGACGAGCTGGAACAATCGCTGTGGGAACCCCTCGCACCCGAGCGCCTGCTGCACGCCCGCCTGCTCCTGCGGCGAGGCCGCTACGCCGACGCCCATCGCGTCGCCTCCACCTTCGACCATCCGAACATCTATGTCCACCTGCTCTTCCTGCGCCCCAGCCTCGAGCTCCGCCTCGCCGCGGCCACCGCCCTCGCCGATCCCCGGCTCATCACACAGGCACAGGATCGGCTCGACGCGTTGCGCAGGATCGCCGCGCCATAG
- a CDS encoding ABC transporter permease, giving the protein MSASVARRSAALLALRWHAGTGTLVVLTAALTLAGSVPALLLLGGTAAAPSLTLALGSTRTLLADWGGSAVVWPQLQQLALAQLVGIVRGAVLLTLMVGAATLVALHLARTAARSGEVIVARSVGASRRLVLGALFLEAGALAGIALFAGMMLALLATAALRATWPGSIAAAGSAQAIATTLGVAALVLVSPLLMIRALATTRLVDDDRRPLTLIIPAIQLGAALVVVAGGVTLHRLDAQRGLATTTQAAADPATVLQDVRAADGDALSRAMRFATFLDAQHAAAPGLRVGLGSSGTHRGFGTTALVMTDCGECALGGMPARYRTDPASHHAVSGDSFAISGLQVLAGRALNDGDRWDAPLVAVVSATLARDMFQDGRAVGRRIQLRRLGDTWFTVVGVVSDADAQGLGSELAPRAAVYVSILQHPVQQVEVATGTAPVSPDALRALGTPLATASTIAERLAPESRAIRWFTVVLLGAGALTALIAIGGLVAMLRLWLDSQQRELGVRRAVGARRRDIHALVLSRAALVALGGSLFGAWMGQVAWDVLPRVVPGAPTFDTPAVMMSAVALSALTMCVAFLLSHRFTRTPVGTLLIDVG; this is encoded by the coding sequence ATGAGCGCCTCCGTCGCCCGCCGCAGCGCCGCCCTCCTCGCCCTCCGCTGGCACGCCGGCACCGGCACGCTGGTGGTACTCACGGCAGCGCTGACCCTCGCGGGCTCGGTGCCCGCGCTGCTGCTGCTGGGCGGCACCGCCGCCGCGCCCTCCCTCACGCTCGCCCTCGGCAGCACGCGCACCCTCCTCGCCGATTGGGGCGGCAGCGCCGTCGTCTGGCCGCAGCTGCAGCAGCTCGCGCTCGCGCAGCTCGTCGGCATCGTGCGCGGCGCTGTCCTCCTCACGTTGATGGTCGGCGCGGCCACGCTGGTCGCCCTCCATCTCGCGCGCACCGCCGCGCGCAGCGGCGAGGTGATCGTCGCGCGCTCGGTCGGCGCGTCGCGACGCCTGGTGCTCGGTGCCCTGTTCCTCGAGGCCGGCGCACTGGCGGGAATCGCACTCTTCGCCGGGATGATGCTCGCGCTGCTGGCCACGGCCGCACTGCGCGCCACCTGGCCCGGAAGCATCGCCGCCGCCGGTTCCGCGCAGGCCATCGCCACCACGCTCGGCGTCGCCGCACTGGTGCTGGTGTCACCGCTGCTGATGATCCGCGCCCTCGCCACCACCCGCCTCGTGGACGACGATCGCCGGCCGCTCACCCTCATCATCCCCGCCATCCAGCTCGGCGCGGCACTGGTGGTGGTGGCCGGCGGCGTGACGCTGCACCGGCTCGATGCGCAGCGCGGTCTCGCCACCACCACGCAGGCCGCAGCGGATCCCGCCACGGTGCTGCAGGACGTGCGCGCTGCGGACGGCGATGCACTGTCACGCGCGATGCGGTTCGCGACCTTCCTCGACGCGCAGCACGCCGCCGCGCCCGGCCTGCGCGTGGGCCTCGGCTCCAGTGGCACGCACCGCGGGTTCGGCACCACCGCGCTGGTGATGACCGACTGCGGCGAGTGTGCGTTGGGCGGCATGCCGGCGCGCTACCGCACCGATCCCGCGTCGCACCACGCAGTCAGCGGCGATTCGTTCGCCATCAGCGGGCTGCAGGTGCTGGCCGGCCGTGCCCTGAACGATGGTGATCGCTGGGACGCGCCGCTGGTGGCCGTCGTGAGCGCGACCCTCGCACGCGACATGTTCCAGGACGGACGCGCTGTCGGGCGCCGCATCCAGCTCAGGCGGCTCGGCGACACCTGGTTCACCGTCGTCGGCGTCGTCAGCGACGCCGACGCACAGGGGCTCGGCAGCGAGCTGGCTCCCAGGGCCGCGGTCTACGTCAGCATCCTGCAGCATCCCGTGCAGCAGGTCGAGGTCGCGACCGGCACCGCGCCAGTGTCACCTGACGCGCTGCGTGCACTCGGCACACCACTGGCCACCGCCAGCACGATCGCGGAACGGCTCGCCCCCGAGTCCCGCGCCATCCGCTGGTTCACCGTCGTGCTGCTCGGCGCGGGCGCACTCACGGCACTCATCGCCATCGGCGGGCTGGTGGCAATGCTGCGGCTCTGGCTCGACTCCCAACAGCGCGAACTCGGCGTGCGGCGTGCCGTCGGTGCGCGGCGCCGCGACATCCACGCCCTGGTCCTCTCGCGCGCCGCGCTCGTGGCACTGGGTGGCTCGCTGTTCGGCGCGTGGATGGGCCAGGTCGCGTGGGATGTGCTGCCGCGCGTGGTGCCCGGCGCACCCACCTTCGACACACCGGCGGTGATGATGAGCGCGGTCGCACTCTCGGCACTCACGATGTGCGTGGCGTTCCTGCTGTCACATCGCTTCACGCGCACGCCCGTCGGCACCCTGCTCATCGACGTCGGCTAG
- a CDS encoding PaaI family thioesterase translates to MALLTLEQLNALQGWSRAMHLVYTAVSEDEVKCEFEIADQHLQPFGLVHGGVHCGVIETLTSVGALMYAHPMGMLAVGLENHTSFVRATKAGKLFAEARPISRGRTNQLWEAWIRDDKGRIVAQGRVRLQNVTDRGDPAV, encoded by the coding sequence ATGGCCCTGCTGACCCTCGAACAACTGAACGCGCTGCAGGGCTGGAGCCGTGCGATGCACCTCGTCTACACCGCCGTCAGCGAGGACGAGGTGAAATGTGAGTTCGAGATCGCGGACCAGCACCTGCAGCCATTCGGCCTGGTGCACGGCGGGGTGCACTGCGGGGTGATCGAGACACTCACGTCGGTGGGGGCGCTGATGTACGCGCACCCCATGGGGATGCTGGCGGTGGGACTCGAGAATCACACCAGCTTCGTGCGCGCGACGAAGGCCGGCAAGCTGTTCGCCGAAGCGCGCCCCATCTCGCGCGGGCGCACGAACCAGTTGTGGGAAGCCTGGATCCGCGACGACAAGGGCCGCATCGTGGCGCAGGGGCGGGTGCGGCTCCAGAACGTCACCGACCGCGGTGACCCGGCGGTCTGA
- a CDS encoding glycoside hydrolase family 3 C-terminal domain-containing protein has product MTLSRSFLSTLPLLLAALPLAAQRGAQPEVRSAAGPILTIDGRRFRDLNRNGTLEPYEDWRLPSAARAADLVGRMTLEEKAGAALHGSAAAAGNPMGMGREYDTTAVAAAILGRHVNSMITRLSLPPSDFAAQNNALQAIAERDRLGIPLTISTDPRSHFQVVVGATGSTAGFSQWPETLGLGALDDPMLVKRFASIVRDEYRAVGIHMALSPQADLGTEPRWSRITGTFGESPARVGAMVTAYTQGMQGSTTGLARNGVATIVKHWVGYGAAVDGFDGHNYYGRYSRFPGDRFQDHVTPFLGAIASGVVGVMPTYNILDGLKIDGTPVEAVGAGFNTQLLAGLLRGTHRFRGMVLSDWAITQDCIDACITGQPRQAPQQIAMPWGVESLTKGQRFAKGMNAGIDQFGGVDDPQPFLDAVKAGLLTEERLAEAARRVMVVKFDQGLFENPYVDAAKAATIVGSPEKIREAMAAQSRALVVLQNARGAQMLPRSGAKLFLHGVDTAVARGRGYTVVGRAEDADVAVIRVAAPFQRLHPTFFFGSFQHEGDLDFKESDSTFMMIKATAAKVPVIVVVYLDRPAILTNLQPLAKVLIGEFGVSDVALFEALTGRVRPVGRLPFELPRSMEAVQAQKGDVPYDSPSPLYPFGYRANR; this is encoded by the coding sequence ATGACCCTGTCGCGTTCATTCCTCAGCACCCTGCCGCTGCTGCTCGCCGCGCTGCCGCTGGCCGCCCAGCGCGGTGCCCAGCCCGAGGTGCGCTCCGCCGCCGGACCGATCCTCACCATCGACGGCCGCCGCTTCCGCGACCTCAATCGCAACGGCACCCTCGAGCCGTACGAAGACTGGCGCCTGCCCTCGGCCGCCCGCGCCGCGGACCTCGTCGGGCGCATGACGCTCGAGGAGAAGGCCGGCGCCGCGCTCCACGGCTCGGCCGCCGCCGCCGGCAACCCGATGGGCATGGGGCGCGAGTACGACACCACCGCCGTCGCCGCCGCGATCCTCGGCCGGCACGTCAACAGCATGATCACGCGCCTGTCGCTGCCACCGTCGGACTTCGCGGCGCAGAACAACGCGCTGCAGGCCATCGCCGAGCGCGACCGGCTCGGCATTCCACTGACGATCAGCACCGACCCGCGCAGCCATTTCCAGGTCGTGGTCGGTGCCACCGGCAGCACTGCCGGCTTCTCCCAGTGGCCGGAGACCCTCGGCCTCGGCGCGCTGGATGATCCGATGCTCGTGAAGCGTTTCGCGAGCATCGTGCGCGACGAATACCGCGCGGTCGGCATCCACATGGCACTCTCGCCGCAGGCCGACCTCGGCACCGAGCCGCGCTGGTCACGCATCACCGGCACCTTCGGCGAGTCGCCCGCGCGCGTCGGCGCCATGGTGACGGCGTACACCCAGGGCATGCAAGGCAGCACCACCGGCCTCGCCCGCAACGGTGTCGCCACCATCGTGAAGCACTGGGTGGGATACGGTGCCGCCGTGGACGGCTTCGACGGCCACAACTACTACGGCCGCTATTCCCGCTTCCCCGGCGACCGATTCCAGGATCACGTCACGCCGTTCCTCGGCGCGATCGCGTCGGGCGTGGTGGGCGTGATGCCGACGTACAACATCCTCGACGGGCTGAAGATCGACGGCACGCCGGTGGAGGCCGTCGGCGCCGGCTTCAACACCCAGCTCCTCGCCGGCCTGTTGCGCGGCACGCACCGGTTCCGCGGCATGGTGCTCTCCGACTGGGCCATCACGCAGGACTGCATCGACGCCTGCATCACCGGCCAGCCGCGCCAGGCGCCGCAGCAGATCGCGATGCCGTGGGGCGTCGAGTCGCTGACCAAGGGCCAGCGGTTCGCGAAGGGCATGAACGCCGGCATCGACCAGTTCGGCGGCGTGGACGATCCACAGCCGTTCCTCGATGCCGTGAAGGCCGGCCTGCTCACCGAGGAACGCCTCGCCGAGGCGGCGCGCCGCGTGATGGTCGTCAAGTTCGACCAGGGGCTGTTCGAGAACCCGTACGTGGACGCGGCAAAGGCCGCCACCATCGTCGGCTCGCCGGAGAAGATCCGCGAGGCGATGGCGGCGCAGTCGCGCGCACTGGTGGTGCTGCAGAACGCGCGCGGCGCGCAGATGCTCCCGCGCTCGGGCGCGAAGCTCTTCCTGCATGGCGTGGACACGGCCGTGGCCCGCGGGCGCGGCTACACGGTGGTGGGTCGTGCCGAGGACGCCGACGTGGCCGTGATCCGCGTGGCGGCCCCGTTCCAGCGGCTGCATCCCACCTTCTTCTTCGGCAGCTTCCAGCACGAGGGTGACCTGGACTTCAAGGAGTCCGACTCCACCTTCATGATGATCAAGGCCACCGCGGCGAAGGTGCCGGTGATCGTGGTCGTGTACCTCGACCGGCCTGCGATCCTCACCAACCTGCAGCCGCTGGCGAAGGTCCTCATCGGCGAGTTCGGCGTGAGCGACGTGGCGCTGTTCGAGGCACTCACCGGCCGGGTGCGTCCCGTGGGGCGCCTGCCGTTCGAGCTGCCACGGTCGATGGAGGCGGTGCAGGCCCAGAAGGGGGACGTGCCGTACGACAGCCCGTCGCCGCTGTACCCGTTCGGCTACCGCGCGAACCGCTGA